In Exiguobacterium acetylicum, the genomic stretch GTGCCGGTAAAGCCGACGAGTGCTCCCGCACCGAAGAAAAAGATCATCGATGTTTGGATCGTCGAGTAGAGAGCATCAAAACCAAGCAGGGACGGTGTGATGATCCGGTTACTCGTGACCGAATGAAAGGCGACGGTCGCGAGACTTTGGCAAATTGCTGCGATCGCCATCGTGATGACGGCGGTGATCCGGCGTTCGACGACCGGCCAAAAGGACGGAGAATCAAACGGAACCGGATTGTTGTAGAGCAAGAGACCGATCGTACTGAGCACTCCGCCGCTGAGGAACAGGATTAGGAGAATCCAGTAGCGGCGCTCGAGTCTTTTCGACTGAAACGCAGACGCCTGGCGATTGGTTTCACGTGTAACGCTCGGTTGAATTCGTGTATGTTCCTGTTGTCTAATCGCGGTACTCATCTGACACCTCCAGTCTTCCGTCGACGTAACAGAATGATGATGAAGACGGCTGCCCCGACCGTTCCGAGAATCAAGGAGACCGGTAGCTCAAACGGACGGATGATCGTGCGTGAAATCAAATCACTGATTAAAATCGTCGCCATCCCAATCAGACAGACCCACGGCAGATTACTACGGAGATCGTCACCGCGAAACATCGAGACGATGTTCGGAACGATCAAGCCGAGGAAGGGCAGATTGCCGATGACGGTCGCGACGACACCGACGGATAGGGCAATCAGCCCGGTCGCGATCAGCATCAGCCGATTGTAGTTGACGCCAAGACTCGTCGCAATGTCTTCGCCGAGTCCGACGAGCGTCAAGCGACTCGCGAGAAAGAAGATACAGACCGTGACACCGATGATGATCCAGAGATATTCGTAGCGACCGATTTGGACGGACGCGAACGAGCCGACGAACCAGCCTTCGATCGCTTGGCTGGCACGGAAGAACAACCCGAGGAACGTCGAAATCGCGGAGATGACGGCTCCGAGCATCAGACCGATGATCGGAACGATCAACGATGACCGCAATCGGACTGAACGGAGAAACCAGAAGAAGACCATCGTCCCGATGAACGCAAACACGATGGCTCCGCTCATCCGCATCATCAATGACGGTGCCGGAACGAGTAAGTAAACGGCTAACAATCCGAGTCCAGCCCATTCGATCGTTCCTGTCGTCGTCGGTTCAACGAGGCGGTTTTGCGTGATCAGTTGCATGACGAGTCCAGCCATCGCCATCGCAGCACCGGTCAGCATCAAGGCGAGTGTCCGTGGAACACGTGTGATCCAGAACATATCGAAATCGTTCGCGGCACTCCGCAGTTCGTAGACGCCTGTGAAGAGGGACGCGGTTGCGAGCGCTAAGACGAGACATAAGGTCAAGACGAACGGCTTCGTCCAAACGACAGAAAAGGAAGGTCGAGCGGGTGGCTCAACTCTTCCATTCATTTGTTGCTGTGCGTGTGCCATTACTTCTCGAGCGCTTTCGCGATGTCAGTGAAGAATTCCGAGTACGTCTGAATCGATTCATTCAAGTACGTATCTTTCGGTGCGTAGACGATGTTGTCGTCTTTGATTGCTTTTGTTTTCTGCAGGGCAGGCGCACGGTCGATGACGTCTTGCGCCGGTACGGCACCTTCTGCGTTTCCAAGTGGTGCGTCACGATCAAGGACGAGTAACCAGTCCGGGTTACTTTGAGCGATCGCTTCGACCGAAACTTCGTCCCCTTGGTCGTTACCTGATTTTTGTTTGACTTCGAGGGCTGGTTTCCAGTCGAACAAATCATACATCGGTCCGAAGACACGTCCACTCATCGGAGCCGAGAAACCGATATCGCCACCTGAGACGATGACCGACATGATGCTGTCCTGTCCGTTATATGATTTTTTAACGTCTTTGATCGATTGCTCGAGCGTCGTCACGAGCTGATCCGCTTCTTGTTTTTTATCAAAGATCTGTCCGAGTGTTTCAGTCGTATCTTCAAGTCCTTTGACGAGTAACTCACCTGGTGTACCGGAGTCTTCCGGTAAAGTGATGTCAAGGTCGATGACAGCGGCGTTCGGAACGAGTTTTTTGATGTCTTCATAATGATCAGCGAAACGTTGTCCGACGATGACGACGTCCGGATTAACACCAGCGATCGCTTCGAGATTCGGTTCGAAGTGCATGCCGACATCGACTATATCCTTGTCTTTCGCATACGGTGACTCAGCCGGGAGCAGTCCGACTGGTGCTGCTGCAAGTTCGACGTCCCATGCGGCAAGCGTCTCGAATGTCCGGTTGTCGAGTGCGACGACCTTCTTCGGATCAATCGGGACGTTGACCGTTCCGTGTGCGTCCTTGATTTTGACCGTCTTCGGTGCTTCCGCGTCCTTCTTCGTGTCTGCTTCTCCTGCGTTCCCGC encodes the following:
- a CDS encoding siderophore ABC transporter substrate-binding protein, whose product is MGKWKTPLVVSSLAVLLAACGNAGEADTKKDAEAPKTVKIKDAHGTVNVPIDPKKVVALDNRTFETLAAWDVELAAAPVGLLPAESPYAKDKDIVDVGMHFEPNLEAIAGVNPDVVIVGQRFADHYEDIKKLVPNAAVIDLDITLPEDSGTPGELLVKGLEDTTETLGQIFDKKQEADQLVTTLEQSIKDVKKSYNGQDSIMSVIVSGGDIGFSAPMSGRVFGPMYDLFDWKPALEVKQKSGNDQGDEVSVEAIAQSNPDWLLVLDRDAPLGNAEGAVPAQDVIDRAPALQKTKAIKDDNIVYAPKDTYLNESIQTYSEFFTDIAKALEK
- a CDS encoding ABC transporter permease, with the translated sequence MNGRVEPPARPSFSVVWTKPFVLTLCLVLALATASLFTGVYELRSAANDFDMFWITRVPRTLALMLTGAAMAMAGLVMQLITQNRLVEPTTTGTIEWAGLGLLAVYLLVPAPSLMMRMSGAIVFAFIGTMVFFWFLRSVRLRSSLIVPIIGLMLGAVISAISTFLGLFFRASQAIEGWFVGSFASVQIGRYEYLWIIIGVTVCIFFLASRLTLVGLGEDIATSLGVNYNRLMLIATGLIALSVGVVATVIGNLPFLGLIVPNIVSMFRGDDLRSNLPWVCLIGMATILISDLISRTIIRPFELPVSLILGTVGAAVFIIILLRRRKTGGVR